The Sorangiineae bacterium MSr11954 DNA segment ACCTGGGACGAAGCTTGGGTCATGGCCGAAACGTGGCACGTCAAAATGAAATTGCAAATCATTTTCATCAAAACGATACGAAAACGGCGAGCACGACCATGGTCGCGGTCGTCTCGCCGTCTTCGTTCGGTCACGCGTCCGGAGCGTGCACGCGCACTGCGCGATTACTCCTCGGACGAAGCCCACCCGCCGTTGTGGAACTCGACGAAGTGACCGTCGCGCGCGCTCCAATTTCCAACGAAGTACACCTGGCCCTCTTTGGCCGTCTTCGGCAGCTCGGACGCTCGCTCCACGTGCTCGCCCTCGAAGCTCAGCTCCGGTGCCACCGCGCCCTCGGCCGGCTCGCCCGCGATCGATCGGACGCCCTCCCACGCGCGGTATCCATTGTAGCCGCCCACGAAGCGATCGATATGGTTGCCGGTGACGACCATATGCCATCGATTGGCGGTCGAGCTCCGCAGCGAGCCCGCATTGTAAGCGGCGGCCACCTTGGGCGGATCACGCTTGTGTTGATTGAGCTGGTACGAGCTCGCCATATAGCGAACGCCGACCTCGAACGAAAAGTCCGGGTTCGAGTGCATGCGCGATTTGCACGTGGCCTTGGAGAGCCCCGTGATCGACGCGCACGTCGACCCCGTCACCTGCATCGGTCCCGACGAGAGCCCATCGCCCGAGCCGGCGGGGTTGGTGCAATTCGACTCCGTGAGCGCGGTGGCGACCACGCTGCCGCGTGAAATTTTATACTTGTCTGCCCACTTTCGGATCGACGCCCCGTAGCGCGCCATGCAGTTCTTGGCCGCCGTCGTCTGCTCCGCCGGCGGGCTCGCCACATTCACCTTCTGCGATTGAACCGACCATTTGACGCCGCCGAAAATGTTGTGCGAGCCAAGGTTCGGATCGAGGTAGCCGCGATCGTCCGCCGCCGCGACGCCCTGGCCCGCGCCGTCGTTGCCCGCGCTTTGGGGAGGCTCCGGTACGACGGGCAGCGCGGAGACGACCTCGATGGTCTGCTCCGCGCGCACCGCGCCATTCGGTCCATCGTAGGTGGCGGTGAGCGTATGCGCTCCAGTCTCTTGAAAAACGGTGGCAAAGCGCCAGAGGCTTCCGCGGCGGCAATCGTCTTCGCGATCCGTCGCGTCGCACACGTCGAGCTCTTTGCCGTCGAGTGAAAAGCGAACACGTTGCACCTTCGGATCCCGCACCACCACGGCGAAGGTCATGGGCTCGTGGGCCGGAACGCGCCGATCGTCGAGCTCGCGCGCACCGCCCCAAGAAAGCGGCGCGCGCTCCTCGTCATCGACGTCTTGCGGACGTTCATCCGACATCCCCGAACATCCCGCCGCGAAGAACGGAATGATCAGGCAGGCAAATCCTAACCGAC contains these protein-coding regions:
- a CDS encoding lytic transglycosylase domain-containing protein; translated protein: MSDERPQDVDDEERAPLSWGGARELDDRRVPAHEPMTFAVVVRDPKVQRVRFSLDGKELDVCDATDREDDCRRGSLWRFATVFQETGAHTLTATYDGPNGAVRAEQTIEVVSALPVVPEPPQSAGNDGAGQGVAAADDRGYLDPNLGSHNIFGGVKWSVQSQKVNVASPPAEQTTAAKNCMARYGASIRKWADKYKISRGSVVATALTESNCTNPAGSGDGLSSGPMQVTGSTCASITGLSKATCKSRMHSNPDFSFEVGVRYMASSYQLNQHKRDPPKVAAAYNAGSLRSSTANRWHMVVTGNHIDRFVGGYNGYRAWEGVRSIAGEPAEGAVAPELSFEGEHVERASELPKTAKEGQVYFVGNWSARDGHFVEFHNGGWASSEE